Genomic segment of Candidatus Zixiibacteriota bacterium:
GAACTCAAATCCCATGCCTTAAGATATCTTCAATATCGCATGCGCGATTATGACATCAGGAAAAGCGGCATTATCGTCAAAGAGAAATTTATTAAGGAGTTGGCCGAATTGGCCGGGCGCATTGGTGATCTCACCCGCCGGCGCCTCTTTATCGATGAAGCGGCGGGACTCCTGCAAACCTCTCCGCAGAACCTTCTCGACCTTCTCCCCGGCACCGAATCCCGACCAAGGCCGGCCACCGAAATTAAACCGCCCAAAAAGATCATTGATATCGAACGAGAGCTGTTATCGTTGATTATGAACCACCCCGACCATATTGACACCGTTAGAGAGAAAATCGTCAAAGAGGATTTTCAGGAGCGAAGCCTGGGTGAAATCTACTCGCTGATTCTGACCATCTACAATGTTCAGGGGACGGTCTCCGAGGGTATCCTGATAGATATGCTCGAAGATAAAGAAGCCGAGGCCGAGATTTCCTCACTGGTTCAAATCGATTGGCACGGACAGAATATCCCTCTCACGGTTAAAGACTATGTCAGGAAAATTCTCTACTTCAAGAGGGAACGTATCATTGACCGCCTTAAGGGTGAATTGAAAATCGCGGAAGAAAAAGGCGATTTGGAGAAATCAAAACAGTTGACTGCCGAGCTGACCGGACTCATCAGCCGACGGCAGGAATAGTGAATCAAAGAATGCTGACAAGACTGCACATTGAGGATTTCGCCCTGGTGGACAATTTGGATTTGACCCTTGATACCGGCTTTAATGTCCTCACCGGTGAGACCGGAGCGGGGAAATCGATTATTGTCGGCGCCATTGCTCAGCTCCTCGGCGAGAAAGCGGACAAAGATGATGTTCGCTCCGGGGCCAGATTGGCCGTTGTAGAAGGGGACTTCCAGATTGCCGGCTCTCCCGAAATTCCCGCCAGGCTGAAAGCCATTGGCATCGAGTACGAGGATAATCATATCACCTTGCGCAAAGAAATACTCCTGAAAGGAAGCTCCCGCAATTTTGTCAACGGACAACTGGTCACCCTGACCCAACTGCGTGAAATAACCCGGTATTTGGCTGAACTGTTCGGCCAGCATTCGCATCAACAACTGCTCGATGAGAACAATCACCAAACCTTTCTGGACCGCTTCGCGGGACTGACCGATAAGGTCGCCGCATTGCAGGAATTATTCCATCGGTGGGAGTCGGTAAAAAAAGAACTGATTAACCTGGAATCACGCCGGGAGTTGGAAAAAAATGAGCGGGAGCTTTTTCTTTTCCAGAAAGAGGAAATCGAAAAGGCCCGCATTCAGGTCGGCGAGGAATCCCGGCTTGTGGCCGAGAAGAGAATACTCGATTCGTCACGCCTGCTGGGCGAAAAGGCGACCGGCATCCTCAATATCATCGAACAGGAGGATAACTCCGCGCTGAATATGCTGCGCTCCTGCCGCAAAGAACTGGCGCAGATGGCCGGCCTCGACCCGGCCCTGCAAGAGCAAATGGAGCTCCTTGATAATTCTATTGTCAATCTCGAGGAATTTCGGGTGGAAATGGAATCATATCGCGCCTCCATTCCTGATGATCCCGAAAGGCAGGAGACAATCAACCAGCGGCTGGATGAGATTTATCGTCTCAGGAAAAAGTACGGCGGTTCCGAGGAGACAATATTGGAAACCTTGCAGAAAATAAAATCACAGCTCGGCGCCGGGATTGACATTGATGAACATATCCGGCTCCTGCAGAATGAAGAAACCCGTCTGGCCGCCCAGTACGGTACCGACGCCTTGACCATATCCGCGCGGCGCAGGGAGGCCTCGGTGCAACTTGCCGCAAGGGTCGAGAAAGAGCTGAAGCAGTTGGGTATCGATTCGGCTCGATTCAAATATGATTTCAGTTGCATCGCCGATCCCGAGGGAATCCTGCTTGATAATCAGCGATTGAGACCCGGCCCCTGCGGTCTCGAGACCGGCCGTTTTTTGATCTCCGCCAATCCGGGCGAACCGCTCAAACCTTTGGCCCGAACCGCCTCCGGCGGCGAAATATCGAGAATCATGCTCGCGCTCAAAGCCGCCGACAAAACCAAATCCGGAAAGTACCGCCCCTTACTGGTTCTGGATGAAATCGATTCCGGAATAGGCGGCGTCACCGCCCACGCCGTGGCCAAAAAACTTGGTGCGCTCTCTAAAGATTATCAAACCCTGGTCATTACACATCTGCACCAGATCGCCGCGCTGTCCGAACATCATTATGCGGTGGAAAAAGTCGCCATCGGCTCGCCCGGTCGCAAAGTAATCAATATCCGCAAACTCAACCGGTCGGAACGACAAAAAGAGATTCGGCGCATGCTCAGCCTCACCGAATCGAGCAAGGTCTGATGATCCTCTTAGCTTCATCTCGCGTGAATTATGAATTTATTTAAGATTCTTATCCCGACCGGAAAGTTGAGAGCCTGGCTCGTTATTTTTCTGAATGGAATATTATTTTTCTCTTTCTGCCGGGCGCTCTTTCTTCTGGCCCACCTGCCGCTGATACGCGACAGCAGAGCCTCCGATATCGCCTATTCTTTCTGGCTAGGGCTCCGCTTCGATATCGTTATCCTGTCATGGATAATTTTGCCTCTTTTCGTGATCTCGCTTCTTCCCTTCATAAAGCTGTCGTCTCAATTCGGGCAGAAAATGTTTTCCATCGTCCTTACCGTTATCTTTTCAATGGCCTTCATGATTTCCCTGGCCGACATCAGATATTTCGATAATTTCGGCAGCCGCATGAATTACTGGGCGGTTGATTATATAGTCTATCCCAGCCTGTTTCTATACAGCGCCATTTCCTACCCCGGCTTCTGGATGCTGCTGGCCCTCTGGATTTTCGTGACAGTAATATTCTATCTGGCGGTACGAAAAATATTCCGGAAAGCCGGCGCAACTCCTCCCTCGGGCAGACTGACCAAAAGGATTATCTGCTATGTCATGGCCGCGGCGCTTCTGGTCTTGGGCATCAGAGGGAGCGTCGGTATGAAACCGCTTGATTGGGGCGCCGCCTTTTTCAGTGATGACCAATTCCTCAATCAAACCGCCCTTAACGGCATCTATACGCTGACCCGTTCCATTTATGAGGAGCTTCAGGAGGGAAGAAAGCTCTTCGGACAGGAAAGCGACCGTTTCTCCTTTTACCCTGTCGAAGATACTTACGGTACCGTGCTT
This window contains:
- the recN gene encoding DNA repair protein RecN — encoded protein: MLTRLHIEDFALVDNLDLTLDTGFNVLTGETGAGKSIIVGAIAQLLGEKADKDDVRSGARLAVVEGDFQIAGSPEIPARLKAIGIEYEDNHITLRKEILLKGSSRNFVNGQLVTLTQLREITRYLAELFGQHSHQQLLDENNHQTFLDRFAGLTDKVAALQELFHRWESVKKELINLESRRELEKNERELFLFQKEEIEKARIQVGEESRLVAEKRILDSSRLLGEKATGILNIIEQEDNSALNMLRSCRKELAQMAGLDPALQEQMELLDNSIVNLEEFRVEMESYRASIPDDPERQETINQRLDEIYRLRKKYGGSEETILETLQKIKSQLGAGIDIDEHIRLLQNEETRLAAQYGTDALTISARRREASVQLAARVEKELKQLGIDSARFKYDFSCIADPEGILLDNQRLRPGPCGLETGRFLISANPGEPLKPLARTASGGEISRIMLALKAADKTKSGKYRPLLVLDEIDSGIGGVTAHAVAKKLGALSKDYQTLVITHLHQIAALSEHHYAVEKVAIGSPGRKVINIRKLNRSERQKEIRRMLSLTESSKV